The Glycine max cultivar Williams 82 chromosome 12, Glycine_max_v4.0, whole genome shotgun sequence genome window below encodes:
- the LOC100804188 gene encoding uncharacterized protein LOC100804188 yields MENQASSSMQFLILEQVQFLKVNDDSLLQWELVDVVDAEEEIDGFGSSDSSVSWFESDSSPCDAPIEEIRHLLLHPDVGLQDRHDGVDESEQDSGLENHHHYHYHHDDDDMGGDDNDEDDDGYGLDDELVPWNVSNKFGRQRMRKLGKRAFSKMHGSKKSPYLFVRPGCVRGKHGLGLKHITDS; encoded by the coding sequence ATGGAAAATCAAGCCTCATCATCGATGCAGTTCCTCATCCTCGAACAAGTTCAGTTCTTGAAGGTGAACGACGATTCCCTCTTGCAGTGGGAACTCGTCGACGTCGTTGACGCCGAAGAGGAGATAGATGGCTTTGGTTCTTCGGATTCTTCCGTTTCTTGGTTCGAATCCGATTCTTCTCCCTGCGATGCCCCAATTGAAGAAATTCGACACCTTCTTCTTCATCCCGATGTTGGTTTACAAGATCGACATGATGGTGTTGATGAATCGGAGCAAGATTCGGGTTTGGAAAATCATCATCACTACCATTATcaccatgatgatgatgatatgggcggtgatgataatgatgaggATGACGATGGGTATGGTTTGGATGATGAGCTTGTGCCATGGAACGTGAGCAACAAGTTCGGGAGGCAGAGGATGAGGAAATTGGGGAAAAGGGCATTTTCGAAAATGCACGGTTCGAAGAAATCTCCTTATCTGTTTGTGAGGCCTGGGTGTGTCCGTGGCAAGCATGGTTTGGGCCTTAAGCACATTACTGACTCCTAG
- the LOC102662493 gene encoding protein SHI RELATED SEQUENCE 3, translating into MEAAQEVVVKGSKCQDCGNQAKKDCEYSRCRSCCKNKGFNCQTHIRSTWIPVDRRRHQKLEQQQPLQGDDTPKRHKHNPYSSSLEKFKFPAVMSSMASFSCVQVRSIDGTVNEIAYQATVNIGGHVFSGLLYDQGPEQSFNAKGGNIGPLDQQQNLNLWSVSIHTTRDGASATMPPLSATAAQEPFFPPPHPFPLASFRPDMTYMSHPKP; encoded by the exons ATGGAAGCAGCTCAAGAAGTAGTGGTAAAGGGATCAAAGTGTCAAGACTGTGGGAACCAAGCGAAGAAGGATTGTGAATACTCAAGATGCAGAAGTTGCTGCAAGAACAAAGGCTTTAACTGCCAAACCCATATCAGAAGCACTTGGATTCCTGTGGATAGAAGGCGCCACCAGAAACTGGAGCAGCAACAACCTCTTCAGGGAGACGATACTCCTAAAAGGCACAAGCACAACCCATATTCATCAA GTTTAGAGAAGTTCAAATTTCCAGCTGTTATGAGTTCCATGGCGTCATTCAGCTGCGTTCAGGTGCGTTCTATAGATGGCACGGTCAATGAAATCGCGTATCAAGCAACTGTGAACATTGGAGGACATGTATTTAGTGGTCTTCTTTATGATCAAGGCCCTGAGCAAAGCTTCAATGCTAAGGGTGGCAACATAGGCCCTCTTGATCAACAACAAAATCTCAATCTTTGGAGTGTTTCAATCCACACTACTCGTGATGGTGCAAGTGCAACTATGCCTCCACTATCAGCCACTGCTGCTCAGGAACCATTTTTTCCTCCACCACATCCATTTCCCCTAGCTTCCTTCAGACCTGATATGACATACATGTCACACCCTAAACCTTAA
- the LOC100802600 gene encoding coatomer subunit alpha-2 produces MLTKFETKSNRVKGLSFHSKRPWILASLHSGVIQLWDYRMGTLIDRFDEHDGPVRGVHFHNSQPLFVSGGDDYKIKVWNYKMHRCLFTLLGHLDYIRTVQFHHENPWIVSASDDQTIRIWNWQSRTCISVLTGHNHYVMCASFHPKEDIVVSASLDQTVRVWDIGSLKRKAGPPADDVLRLSQMNTDLFGGVDAVVKYVLEGHDRGVNWAAFHPTLPLIVSGADDRQVKLWRMNDTKAWEVDTLRGHMNNVSCVMFHAKQDIIVSNSEDKSIRVWDATKRTGIQTFRREHDRFWILSTHPEMNLLAAGHDSGMIVFKLERERPAFAVSGDSLFYTKDRFLRFYEFSTQRETQVLTIRRPGSSCLNQSPKSLSYSPTENAILLCSDVDGGSYELYCISKDGTKDSFGRGDTQDPKKGLGGSAVFVARNRFAVLDKGSNQVCVKNLKNELVKKSALPISADAIFYAGTGNLLCRSEDRVFIFDLQQRIVLGDLQTPFIKYVVWSNDMESVALLSKHAIVIASKKLVHQCTLHETIRVKSGAWDDNGIFIYTTLNHIKYCLPNGDSGIIKTLDVPIYITKVVGNTIFCLGRDGKNKAITVDATEYIFKLSLLKKKYDHVMNMIKNSQLCGQAMIAYLQQKGFPEVALHFVKDERIRFNLALESGNIQIAVASATAIDEKDHWYRLGVEALRQGNSGIVEYAYQRTKNFERLSFLYLITGNVEKLSKMLKIAEVKNDVMGQFHNALYMGDIRERVKILENAGHLPLAYITASVHGLHDVAERLAAELGDNVPSVPEGKVQSLLMPPSPVVCGGDWPLLRVMRGIFEGGFNNTDRDADDEEYEAADGDWVEELDMVDVDGLQNGDVAAILDGVEVAEDDDEEGGWELEDLELPPEADTPKVSVSSQSSVFVAPAPGMAVGQIWIQRSSLAADHVAAGNFDTAMRLLNRQLGIRNFAPLKSMFLDLHTGSHSYLRAFSSAPVVSIAVERGWTESSSPNVRGPPALPFRLSQLDEKLKVGYKSTTAGKFTDALRTFVNILHTIPLIVVESRREVDELKELIIIVKEYVLGLQMELKRREIKDNPARQQELAAYFTHSNLQTPHLRLALLNAMTVCYKAKNLATAANFARRLLETNPTVENQAKTARQVLAAAEKNMTDALQLNYDFRNPFVICGATYVPIYRGQKDISCPYCTSRFVPSQEGQLCAVCELSVVGADASGLLCSPAQIR; encoded by the exons ATGCTGACCAAGTTCGAGACCAAAAGTAATAGAGTGAAGGGACTCAGTTTCCACAGCAAGAGACCCTGGATCCTCGCGAGTCTTCACAGTGGCGTGATCCAACTATGGGATTACCGAATGGGGACTCTCATTGACAGATTCGATGAGCATGATGGTCCTGTCAGAGGTGTCCATTTCCACAATTCTCAGCCCCTCTTTGTCTCTGGAG GGGATGATTACAAGATTAAGGTTTGGAACTATAAGATGCATAGGTGTTTGTTCACTCTTCTAGGACACCTTGATTATATCCGTACTGTGCAATTTCATCATGAGAACCCGTGGATTGTGAGTGCCAGTGATGATCAGACCATTCGCATTTGGAACTGGCAGTCACGTACCTGTATATCTGTTTTAACTGGGCATAATCATTATGTTATGTGTGCTTCATTCCATCCAAAAGAGGATATTGTTGTGTCAGCCTCCCTGGATCAAACTGTTCGTGTTTGGGATATTGGTTCTCTCAAAAGGAAGGCCGGGCCTCCTGCAGATGACGTCCTACGATTGAGTCAGATGAACACAGATCTTTTTGGAGGTGTTGATGCAGTTGTTAAGTATGTATTGGAAGGTCATGACCGGGGTGTCAACTGGGCTGCTTTTCATCCTACACTGCCTTTGATTGTCTCAGGAGCTGATGACCGACAAGTGAAACTTTGGAGGATGAATG ACACCAAGGCATGGGAAGTGGATACTCtgagaggacacatgaataatgTTTCATGTGTTATGTTCCATGCCAAACAGGACATCATTGTGTCAAATTCTGAGGATAAAAGTATCCGAGTATGGGATGCCACAAAGCGGACTGGAATTCAAACTTTCCGCAGAGAGCATGATCGGTTTTGGATTCTATCTACACATCCTGAAATGAATTTGTTGGCAGCTGGTCATGACAGTGGCATGATAGTCTTTAAGCTGGAGAGAGAAAGGCCTGCTTTTGCAGTTAGTGGCGATTCTTTATTCTACACAAAAGACCGATTCTTGCGTTTCTATGAATTTTCAACTCAGAGAGAGACACAAGTACTTACAATTCGACGACCTGGTTCTTCATGTCTGAATCAAAGTCCAAAGTCTCTTTCCTATAGCCCTACTGAAAATGCAATTCTACTCTGTTCAGACGTGGATGGAGGATCTTATGAGTTGTATTGCATATCCAAAGATGGCACAAAGGACAGTTTTGGTAGGGGTGATACACAAGATCCAAAGAAAGGTCTTGGAGGATCTGCAGTCTTTGTGGCTCGGAATAGGTTTGCTGTGCTTGACAAAGGCAGCAACCAAGTCTGTGTAAAAAATCTGAAGAATGAGCTTGTCAAAAAGAGTGCCCTCCCTATTTCTGCAGATGCTATATTCTATGCTGGAACAGGCAACTTGCTATGCAGGTCAGAGGATAGGGTTTTTATATTTGATCTACAGCAGAGGATTGTTCTCGGTGATCTTCAGACCCCTTTTATAAAGTATGTAGTATGGTCTAATGACATGGAAAGTGTTGCTCTGCTCAGTAAACATGCGATTGTCATTGCTAGCAAGAAGCTTGTGCACCAATGCACACTCCACGAGActatccgagtaaaaagtggAGCCTGGGATGACAATGGCATTTTTATTTACACAAcattaaatcatataaaatattgcCTCCCCAATGGAGATAGTGGGATAATTAAAACATTGGATGTCCCAATTTATATTACAAAGGTTGTTGGAAACACCATCTTCTGCTTGGGTCGGGATGGGAAAAACAAAGCTATAACTGTTGATGCAACAGAATATATCTTTAAGCTTTCCttgttgaagaaaaaatatgatcATGTAATGAACATGATAAAGAATTCGCAGCTTTGTGGGCAGGCTATGATTGCTTATCTACAACAGAAAGGGTTTCCTGAAGTTGCGCTCCATTTTGTGAAAGATGAGAGAATCCGATTCAATTTGGCTTTGGAGAGTGGCAACATTCAAATTGCAGTTGCATCAGCAACAGCAATCGATGAAAAAGATCACTGGTATCGATTAGGGGTTGAAGCTCTTCGTCAAGGTAACTCTGGTATAGTAGAGTATGCGTACCAGAGGACTAAAAATTTTGAGAGGTTGTCATTCCTTTATCTCATTACTGGTAACGTGGAGAAACTTTCAAAAATGTTGAAAATTGCTGAAGTGAAGAATGATGTGATGGGCCAGTTTCACAATGCGCTATATATGGGTGACATCAGAGAGCGTGTTAAGATCTTGGAGAATGCGGGGCATTTGCCTCTTGCTTACATCACTGCTTCAGTCCATGGGCTGCATGATGTTGCTGAAAGGCTTGCAGCTGAACTGGGGGATAATGTTCCATCTGTGCCTGAGGGAAAAGTACAATCTCTCTTGATGCCACCATCACCTGTAGTGTGTGGTGGTGATTGGCCCCTTCTTAGGGTCATGCGAGGAATATTTGAAGGTGGTTTTAACAATACAGATCGTGATGCTGATGATGAAGAGTATGAGGCTGCTGATGGTGACTGGGTTGAGGAGCTTGACATGGTTGATGTAGATGGGTTACAAAATGGAGATGTTGCTGCAATTTTGGATGGTGTAGAAGTGGCGGAAGATGATGACGAAGAAGGTGGATGGGAGCTGGAAGATTTAGAGCTTCCCCCTGAAGCTGACACGCCAAAAGTTTCTGTCAGTTCGCAATCTTCAGTTTTTGTGGCCCCAGCACCTGGGATGGCAGTTGGCCAGATATGGATTCAGAGATCATCTCTTGCAGCTGATCATGTAGCTGCTGGCAATTTTGATACTGCAATGAGATTACTGAACAGGCAACTCGGGATAAGGAACTTTGCCCCCTTGAAATCTATGTTTCTAGATCTACATACTGGCAGTCATTCCTATCTGCGTGCCTTTTCATCCGCTCCAGTTGTATCAATTGCTGTTGAAAGAGGTTGGACTGAGTCATCTAGTCCAAATGTGAGAGGCCCACCAGCACTTCCTTTCAGATTGTCTCAATTAGATGAAAAACTCAAAGTTGGATACAAGTCAACAACTGCTGGGAAATTTACTGATGCTCTTCGCACTTTTGTCAATATTCTTCATACAATTCCTTTGATTGTTGTTGAGTCAAGGAGAGAGGTTGATGAACTGAAAGAATTGATTATCATAGTGAAAGAGTATGTCTTGGGTCTGCAGATGGAGCTGAAAAGAAGGGAAATTAAGGACAATCCAGCACGCCAGCAAGAGCTTGCAGCTTATTTCACCCACAGCAATCTTCAAACACCTCACTTGAGGCTAGCTTTGCTGAATGCCATGACTGTCTGCTACAAGGCAAAGAACCTTGCCACAGCCGCTAACTTTGCCAGGAGGCTACTTGAGACCAATCCTACTGTTGAAAACCAAGCTAAGACAGCAAGGCAAGTGCTGGCAGCTGCAGAAAAGAATATGACTGATGCCTTACAATTGAACTATGATTTCCGAAACCCATTTGTAATTTGTGGAGCAACCTATGTGCCCATTTATCGTGGACAGAAGGATATCTCTTGCCCCTATTGTACTTCCCGTTTTGTGCCAAGCCAGGAGGGGCAGCTATGTGCTGTGTGTGAGCTTTCAGTGGTAGGGGCGGATGCTTCTGGATTGCTCTGCTCTCCTGCCCAAATTCGTTGA
- the LOC100805788 gene encoding DNA replication licensing factor MCM4 produces MASDSSPLNFNNGPSSPDDSLSSPIGNTFSSPASRRRRRSSTPSAFATPSERRSRFASSDATPTAPRSRQRGGSGGGGGHVPATPTSTTDDVPVSSDGGDGFDMDDARPTFVWGTNISVEDVNDAIKRFVRNFREASSSQGGDDDDGLHLHTEGKYEKLIRQVIDVEGDSLDVDARDVFDHDPDLYTKMVRYPLEVLAIFDLVLMNMVSELKPMFEKHIQTRIFNLRTSTSMRNLNPSDIERMVSLKGMVIRSSSIIPEIREAIFRCLVCGFCSEPVPVERGRITEPTICLREECQSRNSMALVHNRCRFADKQIVRVQETPDEIPEGGTPHTVSLLMHDKLVDNAKPGDRVEVTGIYRAMSVRVGPTQRTVKSLFKTYIDCLHIKKTDKSRMFVEDVMDVDGQDRNAEVLFDEEKVAQLKELSKRPDIYEILTNSLAPNIWELDDVKKGLLCQLFGGNALKLASGANFRGDINILLVGDPGTSKSQLLQYIHKLSPRGIYTSGRGSSAVGLTAYVTKDPETGETVLESGALVLSDRGICCIDEFDKMSDNARSMLHEVMEQQTVSIAKAGIIASLNARTSVLACANPSGSRYNPRLSVIDNIHLPPTLLSRFDLIYLMLDKAHEQTDRRLAKHIVSLHFENPENVEQDVLDISTLTDYVSYARRHIHPQLSDEAAEELTRGYVEIRKRGNFPGSSKKVITATPRQIESLIRLSEALARMRFSEWVEKHDVMEAFRLLEVAMQQSATDHSTGTIDMDLITTGVSASERMRRESLQQATRNIIMEKMQIGGQSMRLLELLEELKKQDTGSDVHLNDLRNAIATLAAEGFVTMHGDSVKRS; encoded by the exons ATGGCTTCCGATTCTTCTCCCCTGAATTTCAACAACG GACCTTCATCCCCCGACGACTCCCTTTCCAGCCCTATCGGCAACACCTTCTCCTCGCCGGCAAGTAGACGCCGGCGCCGCTCATCCACCCCCTCCGCATTCGCCACCCCGTCGGAGCGCCGCTCCCGATTCGCCTCCTCCGATGCCACCCCAACCGCGCCGCGCTCCCGCCAGAGAGGTGGCAGTGGAGGCGGCGGAGGGCACGTTCCCGCCACTCCGACCTCCACCACCGACGACGTGCCGGTCTCTTCGGATGGCGGCGACGGCTTCGACATGGACGATGCCAGGCCCACCTTCGTGTGGGGCACCAACATAAGCGTGGAAGACGTGAACGACGCGATTAAAAGGTTTGTGAGGAACTTCAGAGAAGCGTCTTCGTCGCAGGGTGGTGACGATGATGACGGGTTGCACTTGCACACCGAAGGGAAGTATGAGAAACTGATCAGACAGGTTATTGACGTTGAAGGAGATTCTCTTGATGTTGATGCGCGTGATGTGTTTGATCATGACCCTGATCTGTACACTAAGATGGTTAGGTACCCTCTTGAGGTGCTTGCCATCTTTGATTTGGTCTTGATGAACATGGTTAGCGAATTGAAGCCTATGTTCGAGAAGCACATTCAGACCCGTATTTTCAATCTCAGAACCTCAACCTCTATGAGAAATTTGAACCCATCTG atattGAGAGGATGGTATCATTGAAGGGAATGGTTATAAGAAGCAGCTCAATCATTCCAGAGATTAGGGAAGCTATATTTAGGTGTCTTGTGTGTGGATTCTGCTCTGAGCCAGTTCCTGTGGAGAGAG GGCGAATAACTGAACCCACTATATGTTTGAGGGAAGAGTGTCAATCCAGAAACTCCATGGCACTTGTTCACAACCGATGCAG GTTTGCTGACAAGCAAATTGTGAGGGTCCAGGAGACACCTGACGAGATTCCTGAAGGAGGAACACCTCACACAGTTAGCTTGCTGATGCATGACAAGTTGGTGGATAATGCAAAGCCAGGTGACAGAGTTGAG GTGACTGGTATTTATAGGGCTATGAGTGTCAGGGTTGGACCAACACAGAGAACTGTTAAGTCATTGTTCAAG ACATATATTGATTGTCTTCACATAAAGAAGACTGATAAGTCCAGGATGTTTGTAGAGGATGTTATGGATGTTGATGGTCAAGATAGAAATGCAGAAGTTCTCTTTGATGAAGAAAAG GTGGCTCAACTGAAGGAGCTCTCAAAACGGCCTGATATATATGAAATACTGACAAATTCATTGGCTCCAAACATCTGGGAGCTAGATGATGTGAAAAAAGGTCTTCTTTGTCAG CTTTTTGGTGGCAATGCTTTGAAGTTAGCTTCTGGTGCTAACTTTCGTGGCGATATAAATATTCTTCTCGTTGGTGATCCTGGGACAAGCAAGTCCCAGTTACTTCAATACATACACAAACTATCTCCACGTGGCATTTACACCAGTGGAAGGGGAAGTTCAGCCGTTGGATTGACTGCTTATGTGACCAAGGACCCCGAAACAGGAGAAACT GTTTTAGAGAGTGGTGCCCTTGTTTTGAGTGACCGAGGTATATGTTGTATTGATGAATTTGACAAAATGTCTGACAATGCAAGGAGCATGTTACATGAG GTGATGGAACAACAAACCGTTTCAATAGCAAAGGCAGGTATTATTGCTTCCCTCAATGCTAGGACTTCGGTGTTGGCTTGTGCAAATCCAAGTGGGTCAAGATATAATCCTCGCTTGTCTGTCATTGACAACATACACCTTCCTCCCACTCTTTTGTCCAG ATTTGATTTAATCTACTTGATGCTTGACAAGGCTCATGAACAGACTGATAGGCGCCTTGCCAAACATATTGTGTCCCTACACTTTGAGAATCCCGAG AACGTGGAGCAGGATGTGTTGGACATTTCTACATTAACCGATTATGTTAGCTATGCCCGAAGGCACATACACCCACAGCTTTCTGATGAAGCTGCTGAAGAATTGACTAGAGGTTACgtagaaataagaaaaagaggaaatttTCCTGGGAGTAGCAAAAAG GTGATAACAGCAACACCGAGGCAGATTGAGAGTCTGATACGCCTAAGTGAAGCATTGGCTCGGATGCGCTTCTCAGAATGG GTCGAAAAACATGATGTAATGGAGGCTTTTCGGCTTTTGGAAGTTGCGATGCAGCAGTCTGCAACGGATCATTCTACTG GAACTATTGACATGGATCTTATTACTACTGGAGTTTCGGCAAGCGAAAGGATGAGACGAGAAAGTTTGCAACAAGCTACTCGTAACATAATCATGGAGAAAATGCAGATTGGGGGACAATCTATGCGGTTATTGGAG TTATTGGAAGAATTGAAGAAACAGGATACTGGTAGCGATGTTCATCTTAATGAT CTAAGGAATGCAATTGCTACTCTCGCTGCAGAAGGATTTGTTACCATGCACGGTGACAGTGTAAAAAGATCTTGA